Below is a genomic region from Mycolicibacterium neworleansense.
CGAACGACTCGGGGGCACAGCCATTTTGGAAGCCAAGCTCGACGGTGCCCGCGTACAGATCCACCGTAAGGGAGCCGAGGTGTCGGTCTTCACCCGCAGCCTCGACGACGTCACCCACCGTCTGCCCGAGGTGGTGGAGGCGACGCTGGCGCTGACGGCTACCGACCTGATCGCCGATGCCGAGGCCATCGCTCTGCGCCCTGACAACCGCCCGCATCCCTTTCAGATCACCGCGGCCCGGTTCGGCCGCAAGACGCCGAACGGTCTGCAACCGTTGTCGGTTTTCTTCTTCGACCTGCTGCACGTCGACGGCCGGGATCTGCTCGACCTACCTACCGAGCAACGCCTGGCGGCGCTGGATGCACTCGTGCCGCGGGACCAGCGCGTCGATCGCGTCGTCACCACCGACGCCACGGTCGCGCAGCAATTCCTGGACCGCACCTTGGCGGCCGGCCATGAGGGTGTGATGGCGAAATCGCCGACGGCACCGTACGAAGCAGGCCGCCGCGGTGCCGGCTGGCTCAAGGTGAAGCCTGTCCACACCCTCGACCTTGTGGTGCTGGCGGTTGAGCGGGGCTCCGGGCGGCGGACCGGCAAGCTGTCCAACATCCACCTCGGCGCCCGTGATCCCGATACCGGCGGATTCGTGATGCTGGGCAAGACGTTCAAAGGGATGACCGACGCGATGCTGGCGTGGCAGACCGAACGCTTCCGCGAGCTGCAGATCGGCGATGACGGCTGGGTGGTCACGGTCCGGCCGGAACAGGTCGTCGAGATCGCTTTCGACGGGGTCCAGCGGTCCAGCCGCTATCCGGGCGGTGTCGCGCTGCGTTTCGCCCGGGTGCTGCGCTACCGCGACGACAAGTCCCCGTCCGAGGCCGACACGATCGATACCGTGCGGACATATCTGGCCTGATTGCCGCAGCCCTGGGAGGCTGCACGGGAGCACGCCCTGGCGCGCGTGGTCGGGCTGCCGCGACTGCTCGAGGACACCGCCCGGCCCTGACGCGGTCGCGATTTCCTGGTTAGGGTTCGGAAACGTTTGGCTCGATGAAAAGATCGAACGACGCGTATCACCATGGGCAAGCGAGGAGAGACCGTGGCAACACCGGATGCCCCACCAGCGGACCGCATCGAGGAGCATGACGGCGACGTCACCTATATCCGCACCGACAAAGACCTTCCGCCGGTGGCGATCATCGACCGCTCGCCGATCGGCGCCAAGCACAAGGCGATCTTCGGGATCGTCGCGGTGCTGGGCGCCATCGCGTGGGCGGTGATCGCCTTCTTCCGTGGGGAGACCGTCAACGCGGTCTGGTTCGTGATCGCGGCGATCTGCACGTACGTGATCGGCTTCCGCTTCTACGCCCGGCTGATCGAGATGAAGATCGTCCGGCCTCGTGACGACAATGCCACTCCGGCAGAGCTTTTCGAAAACGGCACGGACTACATGCCGACCGACCGGCGGGTGCTGTTCGGTCATCACTTCGCCGCGATCGCCGGCGCGGGCCCGCTGGTCGGTCCGGTCCTGGCCATGCAGATGGGCTATCTGCCCGGCACGATCTGGATCATCATCGGCGCGGTGGTGGCCGGCTGCGTCCAGGACTACCTGGTGTTGTCCATCTCGGTGCGCCGTCGCGGCCGCTCGCTGGGCCAGATGGCCCGCGACGAGCTCGGTGTGGTCGGCGGTATCGCCGCCATCGTCGGCGTGCTGGTCATCATGGTGATCCTGCTGGCAGTGCTGGCGCTGGTGGTGGTCAACGCCCTGGCCGAAAGCCCCTGGGGCGTCTTCTCGATCGCGATGACGATCCCGATCGCGATCTTCATGGGCCTTTACCTGCGCTTCTTGCGGCCCGGCCGGGTGTCCGAGGTCTCCCTGATCGGGGTCGCCCTGCTGCTGCTCGCGGTGGTCGCCGGTGGCTGGGTGGCCGAAACGTCCTGGGGCGCGGACTGGTTCACGCTCTCGAAGGTCACGCTGTCGTGGTGCATCATCATCTACGGCTTGGCCGCCTCGGTGCTGCCGGTGTGGTTCCTACTGGCCCCACGCGACTACCTGTCGACGTTCATGAAGGTCGGCACCATCGCACTGCTGGCCATCGGCATCCTGATCGCCCGGCCGGTGATGCAGGCGCCGGCGATCTCGCAGTTCGCCACCAGCGGTACCGGTCCGGTGTTC
It encodes:
- a CDS encoding ATP-dependent DNA ligase, which translates into the protein MLLADVAAASADIAAASARLAKVDRIATLLALTAAEGDARSVAVTVAWLSGELPQRQIGVGWAALRSLPVPAETPELTVDGVDERFTRIGAVSGKGSQALRAELVHELFHAATEHEQTFLRRLLGGELRQGALAGVMADAVARASGIPGPEVRRAAMLAGDLPAVAAAALTGGRPALAEFALQVGRPVGPMLAQTATGVADALERLGGTAILEAKLDGARVQIHRKGAEVSVFTRSLDDVTHRLPEVVEATLALTATDLIADAEAIALRPDNRPHPFQITAARFGRKTPNGLQPLSVFFFDLLHVDGRDLLDLPTEQRLAALDALVPRDQRVDRVVTTDATVAQQFLDRTLAAGHEGVMAKSPTAPYEAGRRGAGWLKVKPVHTLDLVVLAVERGSGRRTGKLSNIHLGARDPDTGGFVMLGKTFKGMTDAMLAWQTERFRELQIGDDGWVVTVRPEQVVEIAFDGVQRSSRYPGGVALRFARVLRYRDDKSPSEADTIDTVRTYLA